Within Halobacterium jilantaiense, the genomic segment CGCAGTCCGGTCGAAGGCATCGGCTTCCACTGTCTGCCGCCGGAACGTCGCGAGCTCCTGACGCGTCACGACGACCGAGGCCGCGAGCATCACGAGCACGAACGCCGACCCGTACGCCAGTGAGAGGTCGTTGACGACGACGTTCACCGACTGGAAGACGGCGACCAGAACCGGGACGACCGACAGTACGAGAGTGCGCCGCGGGAACGCGCGGAACATCGCCGCGAACGACGGGGAACGAGTCACACTACCCGGTAGTGGACGAGCCCCTAATGACCGTTACGGCGACCCGAGGAGCCGGTAAGCCGGTGCTACCCCGACCCCTCCCCCCCGACGACGTGCGGGCTCCCGAAAGCAAATATACCACTGTCGCCTACGTGCCGACAGATGCTGCTGGTCCTCTGCGTGGACCTCGACGACGACCTCGGGCGGAAAACCGGCGTGCCGACGCCCGTGGTCGGCCGCAACGAGGTCGAACACGCTGCGGTGTCGCTGGCCGAAGCCGACCCCGAAGACAGCGACGTGAACGTCCTCTTCGAGGGCGTCCACCTCTACGACCAGTACAGCACCGAGGAGGACGTAGAGGTGGCGGCGGTGACGGGCGTCGAACGCGGCGACGTCGCCGCCAACCGCAAGGTCGGCCGGGAGGTCGACGAGGTGCTCGCCGGGCTGTCGACGGACGACCCCGTGAATGCGGTGGTCGTGACGGACGGCGCACAGGACGAGTCCGTGGTGCCCGTCATCCGCTCGCGGGTCCCAATCGAGGCGGTCAAGCGCGTCGTCGTCCGGCAGGCACAGGACCTGGAGTCGATGTACTACACGCTCAAGCAGGTGATGAACGACCCCGAGACGCGGGGAACGATTCTGGTGCCGCTTGGCATCCTCCTGCTCATCTACCCGCTGGCGGTGCTCGCGGACGTGCTCGGACTACCCGGGGCCGTCCTCGGCGTCTCCTCCGCGGCGGTCGGGCTCTACGCGCTCTTCCGGGGACTGGGCCTGGAGCGCGTCGTCGACCAGGCCGTCGGCCGGGTGCGGGAGAGCCTCTACACGGGCCGCGTGACTCTCATCACGTACGTCGTCGCGGCCGCGCTGCTCGTCATCGGCGGCGTCGAGGGCGTCGGCCAACTGGAGGCCGTGCGCGCCCAGACCGGCGTCGACCTCGGCCCGTCGACGGTCGTGGCGGCGCTCACGTACGGCGCAGTCCGGTGGTTCGCGGCCGCCGGCCTCACCACCAGCCTCGGCCAGGTGACGGACGAGTACCTCGCCGAACGCTTCCGGTGGCGGTACCTGAACGCGCCGTTCTACGTGCTCTCCATCGCCGCAGTCCTGCACATGCTGTCGGCGTTCTTCCTCGACTACGTCACGCTCACCGAACTCGCCGCG encodes:
- a CDS encoding DUF373 family protein, producing the protein MLLVLCVDLDDDLGRKTGVPTPVVGRNEVEHAAVSLAEADPEDSDVNVLFEGVHLYDQYSTEEDVEVAAVTGVERGDVAANRKVGREVDEVLAGLSTDDPVNAVVVTDGAQDESVVPVIRSRVPIEAVKRVVVRQAQDLESMYYTLKQVMNDPETRGTILVPLGILLLIYPLAVLADVLGLPGAVLGVSSAAVGLYALFRGLGLERVVDQAVGRVRESLYTGRVTLITYVVAAALLVIGGVEGVGQLEAVRAQTGVDLGPSTVVAALTYGAVRWFAAAGLTTSLGQVTDEYLAERFRWRYLNAPFYVLSIAAVLHMLSAFFLDYVTLTELAAVLTAGTLVSVLSTLAFAVVESWRGGSDADADAA